A single Endozoicomonas sp. NE40 DNA region contains:
- a CDS encoding TatD family hydrolase, whose product MTNLPPLIDSHCHLDFPEFYPDRSQVISAASEQGIEAICIPGTESRHWKPLLQMCTETIKPVRLYAALGIHPWFIDQHEPDDLQQLVKFFETNQHIVAVGEIGLDFALQSISQKAQEFWFTEQLELARQFRKPVILHARKAHDLILKQLRQKPVKQGGIVHAFSGSEQQAYQYIEQGFCLGFGGGITYPRARKTRALAATLPLGSLVLETDAPDMPLCGFQGQRNEPAQLTEVLKCLADLRPESLTEIAEATRRNTLKILSLPHASYP is encoded by the coding sequence ATGACCAACCTGCCACCCCTGATAGACAGCCACTGCCATCTTGATTTTCCCGAGTTTTATCCGGACCGGTCACAGGTCATCAGCGCTGCTTCCGAACAGGGTATTGAAGCTATCTGCATTCCGGGGACAGAGTCCCGACACTGGAAGCCACTGTTGCAGATGTGTACTGAGACCATCAAGCCAGTCAGACTTTACGCAGCACTGGGCATTCACCCATGGTTTATCGATCAACACGAGCCAGATGACCTGCAACAACTGGTCAAATTTTTCGAAACAAACCAGCACATCGTCGCTGTTGGCGAGATCGGGCTTGATTTCGCTCTGCAATCCATCAGTCAAAAAGCACAGGAATTCTGGTTTACTGAACAGCTGGAGCTGGCCCGGCAATTCCGAAAGCCCGTGATTCTGCATGCCCGCAAAGCCCATGACCTGATACTGAAACAGCTGCGACAAAAGCCGGTCAAACAGGGTGGCATAGTTCATGCCTTTTCCGGCAGTGAACAGCAGGCTTACCAGTATATTGAACAAGGATTCTGCCTTGGTTTTGGTGGCGGCATCACTTACCCAAGAGCCAGGAAAACCAGAGCCCTTGCCGCTACCCTGCCCCTGGGTTCATTAGTGCTGGAAACCGACGCGCCCGATATGCCGCTGTGTGGCTTTCAGGGACAACGAAATGAGCCGGCACAACTGACTGAGGTCCTCAAATGTCTGGCAGACCTTCGCCCGGAATCATTAACTGAGATTGCAGAGGCCACTCGCCGGAACACCCTGAAAATACTGTCACTTCCCCATGCCAGCTATCCTTAG
- the def gene encoding peptide deformylase: protein MALLQLVDESHPNLRRPTKPVSDFGDAFQAIVDDMLETMYEVNGAGLAATQVGLDIRVAVIDVTSDRSQPLVLVNPEIIDSADEQNMEMGCLSLPGCWAAVKRAGWVKVRAQDRYGEFYEMDGEGILAEAFQHEIDHLDGILFIDKLSPLKQKMVRQRARKALKKQQRRS from the coding sequence ATGGCTTTATTACAACTGGTTGACGAGTCCCATCCTAATTTAAGACGACCCACCAAGCCCGTTTCTGACTTCGGAGACGCTTTTCAGGCAATCGTCGACGACATGCTTGAAACCATGTATGAGGTGAACGGTGCGGGTCTGGCTGCCACCCAGGTTGGGCTGGATATCAGGGTAGCGGTTATTGATGTTACCTCTGATCGCAGCCAGCCGCTGGTTCTGGTTAATCCCGAGATTATTGACTCAGCCGATGAGCAGAATATGGAAATGGGCTGTTTGTCGCTACCCGGTTGCTGGGCTGCGGTAAAACGTGCTGGCTGGGTTAAAGTTCGGGCGCAGGATCGTTATGGTGAATTTTATGAAATGGACGGTGAGGGGATTCTTGCCGAAGCATTTCAACACGAGATCGATCACCTGGATGGCATTCTTTTCATTGATAAACTGTCTCCGCTCAAGCAAAAGATGGTGCGCCAGCGAGCAAGGAAAGCGCTGAAAAAGCAGCAGCGGCGCAGTTAG
- the dapA gene encoding 4-hydroxy-tetrahydrodipicolinate synthase — protein sequence MITGSLVALVTPMTEDGDLDWKRLHDLVEFHIQEGTDGIVAVGTTGESATLTVPEHCEVIKRVVGQVNGRIPVIAGTGGNSTQEAILLTAEAKSLGADACLLVTPYYNKPTQEGLYRHFKAIADAVDIPQILYNVPGRTAVDMLPETVARLAGHPNIAGIKEATGIIERGRQIRELCGESFAIYSGDDATGMELMLQGANGVISVTNNVVPRQMHELCMAAMAGDRETATVINDRLDALHSKLFVESNPIPVKWVLKEQGLIQDGIRLPLTPLSEMYHSELRSALKQATEQVELA from the coding sequence ATGATTACCGGTAGTCTCGTGGCGCTAGTTACCCCCATGACTGAAGATGGGGATCTCGACTGGAAGCGTTTGCATGATCTCGTTGAGTTCCACATCCAGGAAGGAACCGATGGTATTGTCGCAGTCGGCACCACCGGTGAGTCTGCCACCCTCACTGTGCCAGAACATTGCGAAGTGATTAAACGGGTAGTGGGTCAGGTTAATGGCCGCATTCCAGTTATTGCCGGAACCGGTGGTAATTCCACCCAGGAAGCTATCCTGCTGACGGCAGAGGCAAAAAGTCTGGGGGCAGACGCCTGCCTGCTGGTGACACCTTACTACAATAAGCCGACTCAGGAAGGTCTGTACCGACACTTCAAAGCCATTGCAGATGCTGTCGATATTCCCCAGATCCTCTACAATGTTCCGGGGCGCACGGCTGTGGATATGCTGCCTGAGACGGTTGCCCGCCTGGCCGGACACCCAAATATAGCCGGTATCAAGGAAGCCACGGGCATTATTGAACGTGGCCGTCAGATCCGTGAACTGTGTGGTGAGTCCTTTGCCATTTATTCGGGCGATGACGCAACGGGAATGGAGCTGATGCTGCAGGGAGCCAACGGTGTTATTTCTGTGACAAACAACGTTGTGCCACGGCAGATGCATGAACTGTGTATGGCGGCTATGGCCGGTGATCGTGAAACAGCCACCGTTATTAATGACCGGCTGGACGCGCTGCATAGCAAGCTGTTTGTTGAATCCAACCCGATACCGGTTAAATGGGTGTTGAAAGAGCAGGGGCTGATTCAGGATGGCATTCGCCTGCCACTGACGCCACTGAGTGAGATGTATCATTCTGAGCTTCGTTCAGCCCTGAAACAGGCGACGGAGCAGGTTGAGCTGGCATAA
- the rdgC gene encoding recombination-associated protein RdgC, which produces MWFKNLIIYRFSKPFELSAEDLEEKLNEKRFRSCGSQDMSTYGWVPPLGRHGDMLTHAANGFAMVCARKEEKILPASVINDVLNERIETIEQEQGRQVFSKEKKTLKDDVIMELLPKAFTKSQNTFAYIDAEAGWMIVDASSFKKAEELTSCLRECVGSLPLINPALKNAPSAIMTQWLQQNPSVPSPLSLGFDCELREPGDEGGQISIKKQELITDEILAHLDAGMQVSKLALNWDDAQTFVLGDDMIIRKLKFTEVIEEKLDEINAETAAEQFDADFSVMTLSVRQLIKDLIEALGGESEQ; this is translated from the coding sequence ATGTGGTTTAAAAACCTGATTATTTATCGCTTCAGCAAGCCGTTCGAACTGAGTGCCGAAGACCTGGAAGAAAAGCTGAATGAAAAACGCTTTCGCAGCTGCGGCAGTCAGGACATGAGCACTTATGGCTGGGTTCCGCCTCTGGGTCGTCATGGCGACATGCTGACCCACGCGGCTAATGGATTTGCCATGGTGTGTGCGCGTAAAGAAGAAAAGATCCTTCCTGCCAGTGTGATTAATGACGTTTTAAATGAACGCATTGAAACGATTGAACAGGAACAGGGCCGACAGGTGTTCAGCAAAGAAAAGAAGACTCTAAAAGACGACGTCATCATGGAACTGCTGCCAAAGGCTTTTACTAAAAGTCAGAACACATTTGCCTATATAGATGCAGAAGCAGGCTGGATGATTGTTGACGCATCCTCCTTTAAAAAGGCAGAAGAACTGACCAGTTGCCTGAGAGAGTGTGTCGGCAGCCTGCCCCTTATTAATCCTGCCCTGAAAAATGCCCCTTCCGCCATTATGACTCAGTGGCTGCAACAAAACCCATCGGTACCTTCCCCCCTTTCACTCGGTTTCGACTGCGAACTGCGGGAACCAGGCGACGAGGGTGGCCAGATCAGTATAAAGAAGCAGGAACTGATCACCGACGAAATTCTGGCTCATCTCGACGCTGGCATGCAGGTCAGCAAACTGGCCTTAAACTGGGACGATGCACAAACCTTTGTTCTGGGTGACGATATGATTATCCGGAAGCTGAAGTTCACAGAAGTCATTGAAGAAAAACTGGATGAAATTAATGCAGAAACCGCTGCAGAACAGTTTGATGCCGACTTTTCTGTAATGACACTGTCGGTACGACAGCTGATTAAGGATCTGATTGAGGCTTTAGGCGGGGAATCTGAGCAATAA
- a CDS encoding sulfurtransferase TusA family protein gives MVEVDLELDLKGMNCPLPLLKAKQGLKQLRSGQVLRVQATDPGSVRDFESFARISGHELISSEQVSGVFIHTLRHK, from the coding sequence ATGGTTGAAGTTGATCTGGAACTGGATCTCAAGGGAATGAACTGTCCTTTGCCATTACTCAAAGCCAAACAGGGTTTAAAGCAGTTGCGTAGCGGTCAGGTACTCAGGGTTCAGGCGACGGACCCTGGTTCCGTCCGGGATTTCGAAAGCTTTGCCCGCATCAGCGGCCATGAGTTGATTTCATCGGAACAGGTGTCGGGCGTATTTATTCACACACTGCGACACAAATAA
- a CDS encoding AI-2E family transporter yields MLDTIKGWLHRYLSDSEALVLLLLLVAGFAIILTMGNMLAPVFAALVLAFLMQGVVNWLQSRGLGHNWSVTLVFVLFVTVLVVALFLLVPLVWQQVSSLLNELPKMVNHGQAWVRELPEHFPAFISEAETAAVTESINGMIAGLGQWALSFSLANLTNVMALLVYLILVPILVLFFLKDKDLLLDWIGNQLPKRRRVINQVANEMNSQIANYIRGKAIEIVIVGGVSFVLFALMGLNYAVLLATLVGFSVVIPYIGATVVTIPIALIGLFQWGFGQQFTILMIAYLFIQALDGNVLVPLLFSEAVNLHPVAIIIAVLVFGGFWGFWGVFFAIPLATLLKAVMNAWPRVQDVGVKT; encoded by the coding sequence ATGCTGGATACTATAAAGGGGTGGTTGCACCGCTATTTATCGGATTCTGAAGCTCTGGTGCTGCTGCTTCTGCTGGTAGCAGGTTTCGCCATTATTCTCACTATGGGCAATATGCTTGCCCCTGTGTTTGCAGCTCTGGTGCTGGCGTTTCTGATGCAGGGCGTAGTGAACTGGCTACAGAGTCGGGGGCTGGGTCACAACTGGTCGGTGACACTGGTGTTTGTGCTGTTTGTAACTGTTCTGGTGGTCGCTTTGTTTCTGCTGGTGCCTCTGGTCTGGCAGCAGGTTAGTTCGCTGCTGAATGAGCTTCCCAAAATGGTGAACCATGGTCAGGCCTGGGTGCGAGAGCTGCCTGAGCATTTTCCTGCGTTTATTTCCGAAGCTGAAACGGCAGCCGTCACCGAAAGTATTAATGGAATGATTGCCGGGCTTGGGCAGTGGGCCTTGTCCTTCTCACTTGCCAACCTGACCAACGTGATGGCGTTGCTGGTCTACCTGATTCTGGTACCCATTCTTGTGCTGTTCTTTTTGAAAGACAAAGACCTTCTGCTGGACTGGATTGGCAATCAATTACCAAAGCGTCGTCGTGTGATTAATCAGGTGGCGAACGAAATGAACAGTCAGATTGCTAACTACATTCGCGGCAAAGCGATTGAGATAGTGATTGTCGGTGGTGTCAGTTTTGTGTTGTTTGCCCTGATGGGACTGAACTATGCCGTTCTGCTGGCTACCCTGGTTGGCTTTTCTGTCGTTATTCCCTACATCGGAGCGACGGTCGTGACTATTCCTATTGCGTTGATCGGACTGTTTCAGTGGGGTTTTGGTCAGCAGTTTACCATTTTGATGATCGCCTACCTCTTTATACAGGCCCTGGACGGCAATGTTCTTGTACCACTGCTGTTTTCCGAAGCGGTCAATCTGCACCCGGTTGCCATTATTATTGCGGTTCTGGTGTTTGGTGGTTTCTGGGGGTTCTGGGGTGTGTTCTTTGCCATCCCTCTGGCAACGTTGCTGAAAGCGGTGATGAATGCCTGGCCAAGGGTTCAGGATGTCGGTGTTAAAACCTGA
- a CDS encoding CNNM domain-containing protein, whose protein sequence is MLALVAFVAVALVVSFFCSVFESVLHHLTPAYVINLEKKQSPWASAVRGLYDNLDRSLAAVLTLNTIAHTVGAAGAGAQAASVFGDGSTGLFAAVLTLLILFVSEIIPKTLGANGWQKLAPSTAVCVSFLIRLQMPLIWLAEQVTRQLTPRHKKSDYLRDEISAMADIGEEEGVLHGTESDLLKNMLRFRDLKIIEIMTPRSVLFTLPESMDAETYLQTCPDNAFSRVPVYSDEPDDINGFVMKNDILMAYHQKDGKVTLGELKRPIIAVLENESLPRLMTTLLEQRNHIAMVVTEYGDIRGIVTLEDMIETLLGREIVDESDEVVDMQQVALQKWAERLPSQLH, encoded by the coding sequence GTGTTAGCGCTCGTTGCGTTTGTAGCGGTTGCCCTGGTGGTATCGTTTTTCTGTTCCGTATTTGAATCGGTTCTTCATCATCTCACCCCGGCTTATGTCATAAATCTGGAAAAGAAACAGAGTCCCTGGGCAAGTGCAGTCAGGGGATTGTACGACAATCTCGATCGTTCACTGGCAGCTGTGCTGACCCTGAATACCATTGCTCACACTGTTGGTGCAGCCGGGGCGGGGGCTCAGGCCGCCAGTGTGTTTGGTGACGGTTCGACAGGACTGTTTGCTGCCGTTCTGACTCTGTTGATTCTGTTTGTGTCTGAAATTATCCCTAAAACCCTGGGAGCGAATGGCTGGCAGAAACTGGCACCTTCTACGGCCGTGTGTGTCAGTTTTCTGATCAGGTTGCAGATGCCGTTGATCTGGCTGGCAGAACAGGTTACCCGACAGCTGACTCCCAGACATAAAAAGAGTGATTATCTGCGTGATGAAATCAGTGCCATGGCAGATATTGGAGAGGAGGAAGGTGTTCTTCACGGCACTGAGTCGGACCTGCTTAAAAACATGCTTCGCTTCAGGGACTTGAAAATTATTGAGATCATGACACCTCGCTCAGTCCTGTTCACTCTGCCTGAATCCATGGATGCAGAAACTTATCTGCAGACCTGCCCTGACAATGCCTTCTCAAGGGTTCCGGTTTATAGCGATGAGCCGGATGATATCAATGGCTTTGTGATGAAAAATGACATCCTGATGGCTTATCATCAGAAGGATGGCAAAGTGACGCTGGGTGAACTGAAACGTCCGATCATTGCTGTGCTTGAAAATGAATCCCTGCCAAGATTGATGACAACGCTGCTGGAGCAACGCAATCATATCGCTATGGTGGTGACCGAGTATGGTGATATCAGAGGCATTGTGACGCTGGAAGATATGATTGAAACCCTGTTGGGTCGTGAAATCGTCGATGAAAGCGATGAGGTGGTGGACATGCAGCAGGTGGCACTGCAGAAGTGGGCAGAACGACTGCCGTCGCAATTACACTGA
- a CDS encoding phosphoribosylaminoimidazolesuccinocarboxamide synthase: MSLADKVLAVNNDLPIRTDLPVHSGKVRSVYWLTEEDSRRLIKERGYDVAENAPLAIMVISDRMSAFDCVWSGEGGMKGVPGKGAALNAISNHWFRLFREQGLADSHILDIPHPLVWIVQKARPVMIEAICRQYITGSMWRAYGKGERDFCGIQLPEGLEKDQKLPELLITPSTKGILEGIPGVPAVDDVNITRKNIEDNFEAFSFRSKEDIDRYEVLLKEGFDVISEALSRLDQVFVDTKFEFGYVTDASGQEKLIYMDEVGTPDSSRIWDGPMYRKGKVVENSKEGFRQKLLKHFPDSDILLNKDRMDERLALARDNELPESVMMEVSSTYIDIAEKITGERLPLSENPKAEIIEVLKSEYGLID; encoded by the coding sequence ATGAGTCTTGCTGATAAAGTATTGGCCGTTAACAACGATTTACCCATTCGCACCGACTTGCCTGTGCATTCAGGTAAAGTCCGCTCCGTCTACTGGCTGACAGAAGAGGACAGTCGTCGCCTTATTAAAGAGAGAGGCTATGATGTCGCGGAAAATGCACCGTTGGCCATCATGGTGATTTCCGATCGTATGAGCGCCTTTGACTGCGTGTGGTCTGGTGAAGGTGGCATGAAAGGAGTACCGGGCAAAGGCGCGGCGCTGAACGCTATTTCCAATCACTGGTTCAGGTTGTTCCGTGAACAGGGGCTGGCAGACAGTCATATTCTCGATATTCCTCACCCTCTGGTGTGGATTGTGCAAAAAGCCCGGCCTGTCATGATAGAGGCCATCTGTCGTCAGTACATTACAGGCTCCATGTGGCGGGCTTACGGCAAAGGTGAACGCGATTTTTGTGGCATTCAATTGCCCGAAGGTCTGGAGAAGGACCAGAAGCTGCCTGAGTTGCTGATCACTCCGTCTACCAAAGGCATTCTGGAAGGCATTCCTGGTGTCCCTGCGGTTGATGACGTCAATATCACCCGTAAAAACATTGAGGATAACTTCGAGGCGTTCAGTTTCCGCAGCAAGGAAGATATTGATCGTTATGAAGTATTGCTGAAAGAAGGCTTTGATGTCATCAGTGAAGCATTATCCAGGCTGGATCAGGTGTTTGTGGATACCAAGTTTGAATTTGGTTATGTCACTGATGCGTCCGGGCAGGAAAAGCTGATCTACATGGATGAAGTGGGTACCCCTGACTCTTCACGTATCTGGGATGGGCCAATGTACCGTAAAGGTAAAGTGGTTGAGAACTCCAAGGAAGGCTTCCGCCAGAAATTGCTGAAGCACTTTCCGGATTCCGATATTCTGCTGAACAAGGATCGCATGGATGAGCGTCTGGCGCTGGCACGTGATAATGAGTTGCCTGAATCGGTGATGATGGAGGTGTCCAGCACCTATATCGACATCGCTGAAAAAATCACAGGTGAGCGGTTGCCTCTGTCTGAAAATCCAAAAGCAGAGATTATTGAGGTACTCAAAAGTGAGTACGGTCTGATTGATTAA
- a CDS encoding peroxiredoxin gives MSFTLGQPVPDFTALATNSTTVSLEELKGKKFVLYFYPKDNTPGCISEGEAFRDLHAEFQAAGTLIFGVSRESLESHEKFKAKYEFPFELVSDPEETLCQLFDVIKLKKMYGKEFMGIERSTFLVDSAGILQHEWRKVRIKGHVEDVLQAAQALT, from the coding sequence ATGAGTTTTACCCTAGGTCAACCTGTTCCAGATTTCACTGCGCTGGCTACGAATAGTACTACTGTCTCACTTGAAGAACTGAAAGGCAAAAAGTTCGTTCTGTACTTCTATCCTAAGGACAATACGCCTGGCTGCATCAGTGAAGGTGAAGCCTTCCGGGATCTCCATGCTGAATTTCAGGCCGCAGGCACCCTGATCTTTGGCGTATCCAGAGAAAGCCTTGAATCCCATGAGAAATTCAAAGCTAAATATGAATTCCCCTTTGAACTGGTCTCTGACCCTGAAGAGACACTGTGCCAGCTGTTTGATGTCATCAAACTCAAGAAAATGTACGGGAAGGAATTTATGGGTATTGAGCGCAGCACTTTCCTGGTCGACAGTGCCGGAATTTTGCAGCATGAATGGCGAAAAGTGCGCATTAAAGGGCATGTGGAAGACGTCCTGCAGGCTGCTCAGGCTCTGACATAA
- the bamC gene encoding outer membrane protein assembly factor BamC has translation MLRTMRSRSMKTLPVVAVALMLAGCANPFGRDGYFRDKSGDYTQARVSEPLQLPEDLTNTRPMGDSLVIPPITADHSNLEQRFQAPRPDQRLQHSEGDTYSIQRDGGEQWLLAAKSPSETWPRVMSFLEENDIPVLSRNAKQGYLETDWVDLGLDKERGFIYRTVGRWVGAEDAEPLEDRFRIEIRQGVTAGTTEVHLQHKGRPKADEGDEPAPEPADWDNMEQRSQRMDNGTLNELMLFLVRDEDDSSVSLLAQNLDLGNQVEIVDINGNPTMTIERLSFARAWAAIDQALVKAGLEVTDKNRSGGLFYILADEQGDVVKGQPEKKPGFFARLFGKGKNDEDESTQSTYLIRVSELTGVIQVTVEENINAFAPAEFSQKVLNLIKDNMN, from the coding sequence ATGTTGCGCACAATGAGGTCGCGCTCAATGAAAACCTTGCCGGTGGTGGCTGTGGCTTTAATGCTGGCAGGATGCGCAAATCCATTTGGCAGGGATGGGTATTTCCGGGATAAGTCGGGTGACTACACCCAGGCCCGGGTCAGTGAGCCGCTGCAGTTGCCTGAGGATCTTACCAACACCCGACCAATGGGTGACTCTTTGGTGATTCCCCCGATTACGGCTGATCATAGCAACCTGGAACAGCGGTTTCAGGCTCCCCGTCCGGATCAGCGCCTGCAGCACAGCGAAGGCGATACCTACAGTATTCAACGGGATGGTGGCGAGCAGTGGTTGCTGGCAGCCAAAAGTCCCAGCGAAACCTGGCCCCGTGTCATGAGTTTCCTGGAAGAGAACGATATTCCCGTGCTATCCCGGAATGCGAAGCAGGGATACCTGGAAACCGACTGGGTTGATCTGGGACTGGATAAAGAGCGTGGTTTCATCTATCGCACAGTGGGGCGCTGGGTGGGAGCAGAAGACGCTGAGCCCCTGGAAGACCGTTTCCGTATTGAGATCAGGCAAGGTGTAACGGCAGGAACCACTGAGGTTCATCTGCAACACAAGGGACGCCCGAAAGCTGATGAGGGTGACGAGCCGGCACCTGAACCCGCAGACTGGGATAACATGGAGCAGCGCAGTCAGCGTATGGATAATGGTACGCTGAACGAGTTGATGCTGTTCCTGGTCCGGGACGAGGACGACAGCAGTGTTTCTCTGTTGGCACAGAACCTGGACTTAGGCAATCAGGTTGAAATTGTTGATATCAACGGCAACCCGACCATGACCATTGAACGACTGTCGTTTGCTCGCGCCTGGGCTGCAATTGATCAGGCCCTGGTCAAGGCAGGTCTGGAAGTGACCGATAAAAACCGCTCTGGTGGTCTGTTCTATATTCTTGCAGATGAACAGGGCGATGTCGTCAAAGGGCAGCCTGAAAAGAAACCGGGCTTTTTTGCCAGACTGTTTGGCAAAGGCAAGAACGATGAAGATGAGTCCACTCAATCTACTTACCTGATTCGGGTCAGTGAATTAACAGGCGTTATTCAGGTGACGGTGGAGGAAAATATCAATGCGTTTGCTCCTGCTGAATTCAGCCAGAAGGTGCTGAACCTGATTAAGGACAATATGAACTAA
- a CDS encoding tetratricopeptide repeat protein — protein sequence MNESTAVGNIMDVTESNLQEVLQLSTEKLVMLFIGMGSDEASNQQLRMVEQLVNAYGGKMVLAKLDAEEQQIVAQQLITQLRANAIPVHAFLHEGRPVQVLCGPQTEQQLREVIDPLTMSPAEQIKLQVDALIEAGMIEQALELLQKILQEEPDNHGLQVLQVNLLLELGRMDDARQLLAVLPADAPGIAQPKAKLAFYEMVAEAPQRDVLEAQLHEDENDHEARYQLAIRLVIADDIESALDNLLVIVRRDRAFREDGARLLMLKVFEQLGAGNPVAKRYRGKLFGLMH from the coding sequence ATGAATGAGTCCACTGCAGTAGGGAACATCATGGATGTCACCGAAAGCAACCTGCAGGAAGTGTTACAGCTTTCAACTGAAAAGCTGGTGATGTTGTTCATTGGTATGGGCAGTGATGAGGCCAGTAATCAGCAGTTACGAATGGTGGAGCAGCTGGTGAATGCCTATGGCGGCAAAATGGTGCTGGCAAAACTGGATGCTGAAGAGCAGCAGATAGTTGCGCAGCAGCTGATTACCCAATTGCGTGCCAATGCCATTCCGGTTCATGCCTTTCTGCATGAAGGGCGCCCGGTGCAGGTTCTGTGTGGCCCACAGACTGAACAGCAGCTTCGTGAAGTGATTGACCCGTTGACCATGAGCCCGGCAGAGCAGATTAAATTGCAGGTCGATGCCCTGATTGAAGCTGGCATGATTGAGCAGGCGCTGGAGCTGTTGCAGAAAATCCTGCAGGAAGAACCTGATAATCATGGACTGCAGGTGCTCCAGGTGAACCTGCTGCTGGAGCTGGGGCGAATGGACGACGCTCGCCAGCTGTTAGCTGTACTGCCTGCTGATGCCCCGGGCATTGCTCAGCCAAAGGCCAAGCTGGCTTTCTATGAGATGGTGGCAGAGGCGCCTCAGCGTGATGTGCTGGAAGCGCAGCTGCATGAAGACGAGAACGACCATGAAGCGCGTTATCAGCTGGCCATACGGCTTGTAATTGCTGATGACATTGAATCGGCGCTGGATAACCTGCTGGTGATTGTTCGTCGTGACCGTGCTTTCCGTGAAGACGGCGCACGACTTCTAATGCTGAAAGTGTTTGAACAGCTGGGAGCAGGTAACCCGGTTGCCAAACGCTACCGTGGCAAGTTGTTTGGCCTGATGCATTAA
- a CDS encoding copper chaperone PCu(A)C produces MKCLAPVFRYSRAALAGLSMAGSLMIGCISSANAAMVSITDPAVRAVPPTSTNTAAFMTLQNKGKDDIKLVGVDSSIAARVEIHGHRHEGHKMVMFKMDDLPLPAGKEVRLESGGYHIMIMGLKKTLKEGEEVPLTLHFSDSDAIDILAPVKPLMETMSKDPHGHMHH; encoded by the coding sequence ATGAAGTGTCTGGCACCTGTCTTTCGTTATTCCAGAGCGGCTCTGGCCGGCTTGTCTATGGCTGGGTCGTTGATGATTGGTTGTATCAGTTCAGCGAATGCTGCAATGGTTTCGATAACCGACCCGGCAGTCAGGGCTGTGCCACCCACCTCAACCAATACCGCAGCCTTTATGACGCTGCAAAACAAGGGCAAAGACGACATTAAGCTGGTTGGTGTGGATAGCAGCATTGCCGCCCGGGTAGAAATACACGGTCATCGCCATGAAGGTCATAAAATGGTGATGTTTAAAATGGACGACCTGCCTTTACCCGCCGGAAAAGAGGTCAGGCTTGAATCCGGGGGCTATCACATCATGATAATGGGGCTGAAGAAGACGTTGAAGGAAGGTGAAGAAGTACCGCTAACCCTGCATTTCTCTGACTCCGATGCCATTGATATTCTGGCACCGGTTAAACCTCTGATGGAAACCATGTCGAAAGACCCTCACGGTCACATGCATCACTGA